In Fusobacterium massiliense, a single window of DNA contains:
- a CDS encoding LytR/AlgR family response regulator transcription factor, translated as MINCIIVEDELPAREELKYFLNEEKEIKLIEEFESPLDTLNFLEKNKIDVVFLDINMPDMNGINLGKIISKIYPEVKIIFITAYKDYAVDAFEVKAFDYLLKPYSEERIRNLLKSLVSTKSVDNILNRNTSLKKITINMDEKIYVLSLSDVDYIEANEKETLIFANKKRYVSKIKISKWEEMLEGYNFYRCHRSYIINLDKIVEIEQWFNSSWIIKLKNYSTTIPVSRNNIKELKELFLT; from the coding sequence ATGATTAATTGTATAATTGTAGAAGATGAATTACCTGCAAGAGAAGAATTAAAATATTTTTTGAATGAAGAAAAGGAAATTAAGTTAATAGAGGAGTTTGAAAGTCCTTTAGATACATTAAACTTTTTAGAAAAGAATAAAATAGATGTAGTTTTTTTAGATATAAATATGCCAGATATGAATGGGATTAATCTAGGGAAAATTATTTCTAAAATCTATCCGGAAGTAAAGATAATTTTTATAACAGCTTACAAAGATTATGCAGTTGATGCATTTGAAGTAAAAGCCTTTGATTACTTATTAAAACCATATTCAGAGGAAAGAATAAGAAATTTATTAAAGTCTTTAGTGAGTACTAAAAGTGTAGATAATATTTTAAATAGAAATACATCTTTAAAAAAAATCACTATAAATATGGATGAAAAAATTTATGTTTTATCTTTGAGTGATGTTGACTATATTGAAGCAAATGAAAAAGAAACTTTAATTTTTGCTAATAAAAAAAGATATGTAAGCAAGATTAAAATTTCAAAATGGGAAGAGATGTTAGAGGGATATAATTTTTATAGATGTCATAGATCTTATATTATCAATCTTGATAAAATAGTTGAAATAGAGCAATGGTTTAATTCATCTTGGATAATAAAATTAAAAAATTATTCTACAACTATTCCTGTAAGTCGAAATAATATAAAAGAATTAAAAGAATTATTTTTAACATGA
- a CDS encoding sensor histidine kinase, whose protein sequence is MNLQFIIHLISNIGFSSMIAFFFIKIDRSNLVIKNKGKTSKDIVILSFFFSLLAISGTYIGLNFQGAILNTRNVGVVAGGILGGPYVAVITGVVAGFHRMFVNVGRETALPCAIATILGGFIIAYFEKFTKNKSKSAVAFLMGFIVENLSMMFILIFLKNKDLAQNIVKNFYIPMVMMNAIGASILILIVEDIIEKSELIAGNQAKLALSIANKTLPYFREFKDFTALNEVCRIISEDLGAKATVITDKNEIIAGFSFDKINIEKTEIKSEDTKRAIEDGEVKVVIKDEEEIIEEFLYISPNIKSCIILPLNEKNDVIGTMKIFFDTAEKITEKNRYLMIGLSHLISTQMEISKIENLKSLVKYSEIKALQSQINPHFLFNVLNTMAALIRINPEKAREVTIDLSKYLRYNLDNNLKSVELINELNQVDTYIKIEKARFGEKINIKYDINENLYNFKIPSLIIQPLVENSIKHGILKKSEKGNILLQIKKIGKDIEVIIEDDGVGIKQEIIDSLDSKIEENIGLKNVHQRLKLLYGKGLNITKLNKGTRIKFKILGGVNYD, encoded by the coding sequence ATGAATTTACAATTTATTATACATCTGATAAGTAATATTGGTTTTTCTTCGATGATAGCCTTTTTCTTTATAAAAATTGATAGAAGCAATTTAGTAATAAAAAATAAAGGAAAAACTAGTAAAGATATAGTAATTTTATCTTTCTTTTTTTCATTATTAGCAATAAGTGGAACCTATATTGGTTTAAATTTTCAAGGGGCTATACTGAATACAAGAAATGTAGGAGTTGTAGCTGGAGGAATTTTAGGTGGACCTTATGTTGCAGTTATAACAGGAGTCGTTGCAGGCTTTCATAGAATGTTTGTAAATGTAGGACGAGAAACAGCTCTTCCTTGTGCAATAGCCACAATTTTAGGAGGATTTATAATAGCATACTTTGAAAAATTCACAAAAAATAAGAGTAAGAGTGCTGTAGCTTTTTTAATGGGATTTATTGTAGAAAATTTGAGTATGATGTTTATATTAATTTTTTTAAAAAATAAAGATTTAGCACAAAATATTGTTAAAAATTTTTATATCCCTATGGTTATGATGAATGCAATTGGAGCTAGTATATTGATTTTAATAGTTGAAGATATAATAGAAAAAAGTGAATTGATTGCAGGAAATCAGGCAAAGTTAGCTTTAAGTATAGCAAATAAAACATTACCTTATTTTAGAGAATTTAAAGATTTTACTGCACTTAATGAAGTTTGTAGAATTATTTCAGAGGATTTAGGAGCTAAGGCTACTGTTATTACAGATAAAAATGAAATAATAGCAGGGTTTTCATTTGATAAAATAAATATAGAAAAGACTGAAATTAAAAGTGAAGATACAAAAAGAGCTATAGAAGATGGAGAGGTAAAAGTTGTTATTAAAGATGAAGAAGAAATAATTGAGGAATTTTTATATATTTCACCAAATATAAAATCTTGTATCATACTTCCACTTAATGAGAAAAATGATGTTATAGGAACAATGAAAATATTTTTTGATACGGCTGAAAAAATTACAGAAAAAAATAGATATTTAATGATAGGACTCTCTCATTTGATATCTACTCAAATGGAAATCAGTAAGATTGAAAATTTAAAATCATTGGTAAAATATTCAGAAATAAAAGCTCTGCAATCTCAGATAAATCCGCACTTTTTATTTAATGTTTTAAACACTATGGCTGCTTTAATAAGGATAAATCCTGAGAAAGCAAGAGAAGTTACAATAGATTTATCTAAATATTTAAGGTATAATCTAGATAATAATTTAAAAAGTGTTGAATTAATAAATGAGCTTAATCAAGTGGATACATATATAAAAATTGAAAAAGCAAGGTTTGGAGAAAAAATTAATATAAAGTATGATATAAATGAAAACTTATATAATTTTAAAATTCCAAGTTTAATAATACAACCACTTGTAGAAAATAGTATAAAACATGGAATATTGAAAAAGAGTGAAAAAGGAAATATTTTATTACAAATAAAAAAAATTGGAAAAGATATTGAAGTAATTATTGAAGATGATGGAGTTGGAATAAAACAAGAAATTATAGATAGCCTAGATAGTAAAATTGAAGAAAATATAGGCTTAAAGAATGTGCATCAAAGATTAAAACTTTTATATGGAAAAGGATTGAATATAACGAAATTGAATAAGGGAACAAGAATTAAATTTAAAATACTTGGAGGTGTAAATTATGATTAA
- a CDS encoding carbon starvation CstA family protein: MYSFIGSIIALVLGYLFYGKFVDSIFGSDSTKITPAKRLSDGVDYVEMGWARAFLIQFLNIAGTGPIFGAVAGALWGPAAFIWIVFGCIFGGAVHDFLLGMMSVRQDGASVSEIVGENLGLTAKQIMRVFSVVLLLLVGVVFIMSPAQILKDITGISYEVWLAVIIIYYLCATVLPVDKVIGKIYPIFGLSLLIMAVGIGGGLIINNYNIPEIAFVNMHPEGKSIFPYLCISIACGAISGFHATQSPMMARCLRTEKDGRKVFYGAMIAEGIIALIWAAAAMSFFGGIPQLYEAGSAAVVVNKISVGILGKAGGALALLGVVACPITSGDTAFRSARLTLADSMKYKQGPIVNRFVVAIPLFVIGIALCFIPFAVIWRYFGWSNQTLATIALWAAVKYLANRGKNFWIALIPAIFMTIVVTSYIIAAPEGFVRFFGEMDIHLIENIAIAIGCVFSLGCTVAFFMSNKKEALIKE; encoded by the coding sequence ATGTATAGTTTTATTGGTTCTATTATTGCACTTGTACTTGGTTACTTATTTTATGGAAAATTTGTTGACTCTATTTTTGGTTCAGATTCAACTAAGATAACTCCAGCAAAAAGATTATCTGATGGTGTTGACTATGTTGAAATGGGCTGGGCTAGAGCGTTCCTAATTCAATTTCTTAATATAGCTGGAACAGGACCTATCTTTGGTGCTGTTGCTGGAGCTTTATGGGGACCAGCTGCTTTTATTTGGATTGTTTTTGGTTGTATTTTTGGAGGAGCTGTTCACGATTTTCTATTAGGAATGATGTCTGTTAGACAAGATGGGGCTTCTGTTTCTGAAATAGTAGGAGAAAATTTAGGACTAACTGCTAAACAAATAATGAGAGTTTTCTCAGTTGTTTTACTTTTACTTGTTGGAGTAGTATTTATAATGAGTCCTGCTCAAATTTTAAAAGATATCACTGGAATTAGTTATGAAGTATGGTTAGCTGTTATAATAATCTATTATCTATGTGCAACTGTATTACCAGTTGATAAGGTAATAGGAAAAATTTATCCTATATTTGGTTTATCATTATTAATAATGGCTGTTGGTATTGGTGGTGGATTGATTATAAATAACTATAACATACCAGAAATAGCATTTGTAAATATGCACCCTGAAGGAAAATCAATTTTCCCTTACCTATGTATTTCAATAGCTTGTGGTGCAATAAGTGGTTTCCATGCAACTCAATCTCCTATGATGGCTAGATGTCTAAGAACTGAAAAAGATGGTAGAAAAGTTTTCTATGGTGCTATGATAGCAGAAGGTATAATTGCATTGATTTGGGCTGCTGCTGCTATGTCTTTCTTTGGAGGTATTCCTCAATTATATGAGGCAGGTTCAGCTGCTGTTGTAGTTAATAAAATTTCTGTTGGAATTTTAGGAAAAGCTGGAGGAGCTCTAGCATTACTTGGGGTTGTTGCTTGTCCTATAACTTCTGGAGATACTGCTTTTAGAAGTGCAAGACTTACTCTTGCTGATTCAATGAAATACAAACAAGGACCTATAGTTAATAGATTTGTTGTTGCTATTCCTTTATTTGTAATTGGTATTGCTTTATGTTTCATTCCATTTGCAGTAATTTGGAGATACTTTGGTTGGTCAAACCAAACATTAGCAACTATTGCTTTATGGGCAGCTGTTAAGTATTTAGCAAACAGAGGTAAAAATTTCTGGATTGCTTTAATCCCAGCTATCTTTATGACTATTGTTGTAACTTCATATATTATTGCTGCTCCTGAAGGATTTGTAAGATTCTTTGGTGAAATGGATATCCATCTAATAGAAAATATTGCTATTGCAATAGGTTGTGTATTCTCACTTGGATGTACTGTAGCATTCTTTATGTCAAATAAAAAAGAAGCACTTATAAAAGAATAA
- the purD gene encoding phosphoribosylamine--glycine ligase encodes MKILIVGSGGREHAIAWKISQNPKVTKIYAAPGNAYNKVIKNCENINLKTSNDILNFAIKEKIDLTIVGSEELLVDGIVDKFKENNLAIFGPNREAAMLEGSKAFAKDFMEKYGVKTAKYKSFTDLDKAIKYLDEMSYPVVIKASGLAAGKGVVIAQNRNEAEETLKDMMLNKVFASAGDTVVIEEFLDGVEISVLSITDSEVIVPFISAKDHKKISEKETGLNTGGMGVIAPNPYYTKVVEEKFIKNILEPTLKGIKEEKMNFSGIIFFGLMVAKGEVYLLEYNMRMGDPETQAVLPLMKSDFLEVINAGLNKKLKDIKIEWEKKSACCVVMAAGGYPVKYEKGNIIQGLEKVNNNSENEKIFFAGVSEKEGNFYTNGGRVLNIVAIENTLDEAIKKSYELTEKIDFKDKYSRKDIGTLYIPVSKI; translated from the coding sequence ATGAAAATTTTGATTGTTGGTTCAGGAGGAAGAGAGCATGCTATAGCATGGAAAATTTCACAAAATCCAAAAGTTACTAAAATATATGCAGCACCGGGAAATGCTTATAATAAAGTAATTAAAAATTGTGAAAATATAAACTTAAAAACTTCTAATGACATTTTAAATTTTGCTATAAAAGAAAAAATAGATTTAACAATAGTTGGCAGTGAAGAATTATTAGTTGATGGAATAGTTGATAAATTTAAAGAAAATAATTTAGCTATATTTGGTCCTAATAGAGAAGCTGCTATGCTTGAAGGGTCTAAAGCATTTGCTAAAGATTTTATGGAAAAATATGGAGTTAAAACAGCTAAATACAAATCATTTACAGATTTAGATAAAGCCATAAAATATTTAGATGAAATGTCTTATCCAGTTGTTATAAAGGCAAGTGGATTAGCAGCTGGAAAAGGCGTTGTTATAGCTCAAAATAGAAATGAAGCTGAAGAAACTTTAAAAGATATGATGCTTAATAAAGTTTTTGCTTCTGCTGGGGATACAGTAGTTATAGAAGAATTTTTAGATGGAGTTGAAATATCTGTGTTATCAATAACAGATTCTGAAGTTATAGTACCTTTTATTTCAGCAAAAGATCATAAAAAGATTTCTGAAAAAGAAACAGGATTGAATACTGGAGGTATGGGAGTCATAGCTCCTAATCCATATTATACAAAAGTTGTTGAAGAAAAGTTTATTAAGAATATATTAGAGCCTACATTAAAGGGAATTAAAGAAGAAAAAATGAATTTTTCTGGAATAATATTTTTTGGACTAATGGTTGCTAAAGGAGAAGTCTATTTACTTGAATATAATATGAGAATGGGAGACCCTGAAACTCAAGCAGTATTACCATTAATGAAATCAGATTTTTTAGAAGTAATAAATGCTGGTCTTAATAAAAAATTAAAAGATATTAAAATTGAATGGGAAAAGAAATCTGCTTGTTGTGTTGTAATGGCAGCAGGAGGATATCCTGTAAAATATGAAAAAGGAAATATTATACAAGGACTTGAAAAAGTAAATAATAATTCTGAAAATGAAAAAATATTCTTTGCTGGAGTTAGTGAAAAAGAAGGAAATTTCTATACAAATGGTGGAAGAGTTTTAAATATAGTTGCAATAGAAAATACCTTAGATGAAGCTATAAAAAAATCTTATGAATTGACTGAAAAAATTGATTTTAAAGATAAATACTCTCGTAAAGATATAGGTACTTTATATATTCCAGTTTCTAAAATATAA
- the purH gene encoding bifunctional phosphoribosylaminoimidazolecarboxamide formyltransferase/IMP cyclohydrolase: protein MKKRALISVYDKTGILDFSKFLVSKGIEIISTGGTYKYLKENNIEVIEVSKITNFEEMLDGRVKTLHPNIHGGILALRDNEEHMRTLKERNIDTIDYVIVNLYPFFEKVKEDLSFEEKIEFIDIGGPTMLRSAAKSFKDVVVISDVKDYELIKEEINKSDDVSYETRKKLAGKVFNLTSAYDAAISQFLLDEDFPEYLNISYKKSMEMRYGENSHQKAAYYIDNMSDGAMNGFKQLNGKELSFNNIRDMDLAWKVVSEFDEICCCAVKHSTPCGVALGSNMEEAYKKAYETDPVSIFGGIVAFNREVDEATAKLLNEIFLEIIIAPSFSDKALEILSKKKNIRLIECNKKPTDRKELVKVDGGILVQDANHSLYDGLEVVTNIKPTKEEEKDLIFALKVVKYVKSNAIVVAKNSQTLGIGGGEVSRIWAAEKALERAKERFNVEDIVLSSDAFFPFKDVVELAGKYGVKAIIQPSGSINDKDSIEECNKNNISMIFSKLRHFKH from the coding sequence ATGAAAAAGAGAGCTTTAATTTCAGTATACGATAAAACAGGTATATTGGATTTTTCAAAATTCTTAGTCAGTAAAGGGATAGAAATTATTTCTACTGGTGGAACATATAAATATTTAAAAGAAAATAATATCGAAGTCATTGAAGTTAGTAAAATAACAAATTTTGAAGAGATGTTAGATGGTAGAGTTAAAACTTTACATCCAAATATACATGGTGGAATTTTAGCATTAAGAGATAATGAAGAACATATGAGAACTTTAAAAGAAAGAAATATAGATACCATTGATTATGTTATAGTAAACCTATATCCTTTCTTTGAAAAAGTAAAAGAAGATTTATCTTTTGAAGAAAAAATTGAATTTATTGATATTGGTGGACCTACAATGCTTAGATCTGCTGCAAAGTCTTTTAAAGATGTAGTTGTTATTTCAGATGTAAAAGATTATGAACTTATAAAAGAAGAAATTAATAAGTCTGATGATGTTTCTTATGAGACTAGAAAAAAATTAGCAGGAAAAGTATTTAATTTGACTTCTGCATATGATGCAGCTATATCACAATTCTTATTAGATGAAGATTTCCCAGAATATTTAAATATTTCTTATAAAAAGTCTATGGAAATGAGATATGGAGAAAATTCACATCAAAAAGCTGCATACTATATAGATAATATGTCTGATGGTGCTATGAATGGTTTTAAACAATTAAATGGTAAGGAATTATCATTTAACAATATAAGAGATATGGATCTTGCATGGAAAGTCGTATCTGAATTTGATGAAATTTGTTGTTGTGCAGTAAAACATTCAACACCTTGTGGAGTTGCATTAGGAAGTAATATGGAAGAAGCATACAAAAAAGCTTATGAAACTGACCCAGTGTCTATTTTTGGTGGAATAGTAGCATTTAATAGAGAAGTTGATGAAGCTACTGCAAAACTATTAAATGAAATATTTTTAGAAATTATAATAGCACCAAGTTTTTCTGATAAGGCTTTAGAAATATTGAGCAAAAAGAAAAATATAAGATTAATTGAATGTAATAAGAAACCAACTGATAGAAAAGAATTAGTGAAAGTCGATGGTGGAATATTAGTTCAAGACGCCAATCATTCTTTATATGATGGTTTAGAAGTTGTTACTAATATTAAGCCTACAAAAGAAGAAGAAAAAGATTTAATTTTTGCCTTAAAAGTGGTTAAATATGTAAAATCAAATGCAATAGTAGTTGCAAAAAATTCTCAAACTTTAGGAATAGGTGGAGGAGAAGTAAGCAGAATTTGGGCTGCTGAAAAAGCATTAGAAAGAGCAAAAGAAAGATTTAATGTAGAAGATATTGTATTATCATCAGATGCATTTTTCCCATTTAAAGATGTTGTAGAACTTGCTGGGAAGTATGGAGTTAAAGCTATTATTCAACCTAGTGGTTCTATAAATGATAAAGATTCTATTGAAGAATGTAATAAAAATAATATCTCAATGATATTTTCTAAATTAAGACATTTTAAACATTAA
- the purN gene encoding phosphoribosylglycinamide formyltransferase: MFKIIVLVSGSGTNMLQLIKNDIRIDCIIADRECKAKNIAEEHAIDFILLNRDKEISKNLLKIFEEKKPDLIVLAGFLSILDGEILEKYKNKIVNIHPSLLPKYGGKGMYGLKVHQAVFENGDKESGCTVHYVTSDVDAGEIIGQDKVDISMAKSPEEIQKIVLEREWKLLPRVVKEIINERG; this comes from the coding sequence ATGTTTAAAATAATAGTGTTAGTATCTGGTAGTGGAACTAATATGTTGCAACTAATAAAAAATGATATAAGAATAGATTGTATAATTGCTGATAGAGAATGTAAGGCAAAAAATATTGCAGAAGAACATGCTATTGATTTTATTCTTCTAAATAGAGATAAAGAAATTTCAAAAAATTTGTTAAAGATATTTGAAGAAAAAAAACCTGATTTAATAGTATTAGCAGGATTTTTATCTATATTAGATGGAGAAATATTAGAAAAATATAAAAATAAAATTGTAAATATACATCCCTCATTACTTCCAAAATATGGAGGTAAAGGGATGTATGGACTAAAAGTTCACCAAGCAGTTTTTGAAAATGGAGATAAGGAAAGTGGTTGTACAGTTCACTATGTTACATCAGATGTTGATGCAGGTGAAATTATAGGGCAAGATAAAGTTGATATCAGTATGGCAAAATCTCCTGAAGAAATACAAAAAATAGTCTTAGAAAGAGAATGGAAACTTTTGCCTAGAGTTGTAAAAGAAATAATTAATGAAAGAGGATAA
- the purM gene encoding phosphoribosylformylglycinamidine cyclo-ligase yields the protein MIKSYKDSGVDKEEGYKAVELMKKNVLKTHNKSVLTNLGSFGAMYELGQYKNPVLISGTDGVGTKLEIAMKQKKYDTVGIDCVAMCVNDVLCHGAKPLFFLDYLACGKLDAEIAAQLVSGVTEGCMQSYAALVGGETAEMPGFYKEEDYDIAGFCVGIVEKDNLIDGSKVKEGNKIIAVASSGFHSNGYSLVRKVFTDYNEKVSLKEYGENVTMGDVLLTPTKIYVKPILKVLEKFNINGMAHITGGGLFENLPRCMGKDLSPVVFRDKVRVPEIFKLIAERSKIKEEELFGTFNMGVGFTLVVEEKDVEPIIELLTSLGETAYEIGHIEKGDHSLCLK from the coding sequence ATGATAAAATCTTATAAAGATTCAGGGGTTGACAAAGAAGAAGGATACAAGGCTGTTGAGCTTATGAAGAAAAATGTTTTAAAAACTCATAATAAATCTGTTTTAACAAATTTGGGAAGTTTTGGAGCAATGTATGAATTAGGGCAATATAAAAATCCTGTTTTAATTTCTGGAACTGATGGAGTTGGGACAAAGTTAGAAATAGCTATGAAACAAAAAAAATATGATACAGTTGGTATAGACTGTGTTGCAATGTGTGTTAATGATGTGTTGTGTCATGGTGCAAAACCTCTATTTTTTTTAGATTATTTAGCTTGTGGAAAATTAGATGCAGAAATTGCTGCGCAATTAGTTTCTGGAGTTACTGAAGGATGTATGCAATCTTATGCTGCATTAGTTGGTGGAGAAACAGCAGAAATGCCAGGATTCTATAAAGAAGAAGATTATGATATAGCTGGTTTTTGTGTTGGAATAGTTGAAAAAGATAATTTAATAGATGGTTCAAAGGTAAAAGAAGGAAATAAAATAATAGCAGTGGCTTCAAGTGGATTTCATAGTAATGGGTATTCATTAGTAAGAAAAGTATTTACTGACTACAATGAAAAAGTTTCTTTGAAAGAATACGGAGAAAATGTAACTATGGGAGATGTCCTACTAACTCCTACAAAAATTTATGTTAAGCCTATACTGAAAGTCTTAGAAAAATTTAATATAAATGGTATGGCACATATAACAGGTGGAGGTCTATTTGAAAATTTGCCTCGTTGTATGGGAAAAGATTTATCACCAGTAGTATTTAGAGATAAGGTAAGAGTCCCTGAAATATTTAAGTTAATTGCTGAAAGAAGTAAAATAAAAGAAGAAGAACTATTTGGAACTTTTAATATGGGAGTAGGTTTTACTTTAGTAGTAGAAGAAAAAGATGTTGAACCTATTATTGAATTACTAACTTCATTAGGGGAAACTGCTTATGAAATAGGACATATTGAAAAAGGAGACCATTCTTTATGTTTAAAATAA
- the purF gene encoding amidophosphoribosyltransferase — protein sequence MKNFKAVRELKIEDGGIFALYSKNVRDDLISIAYYGLYALQHRGQESAGISLCDAITETSEGIRHKTIKGKGLVSDIFSTEDLKNYIGNILVGHVKYSAEGGSSFRSYQPLRGDSLLGKISIVENGNLKNTEKIIDELYESGSVLQSDTDTEIILKLIGKNAKLGYKQAVLNTIKELEGAFVIALIVEDKLIGVRDPLGKRPLCLGRFEDGMYILASESCAIDSVGAKFIRDIEPGEMIIIDENGIESIKYNETKERSYSSFEYIYFARPDSVIDGLSVYEMRHSCGRYLYEQNPIEADLVIGVPDSGVPAGIGYSEASGIPYATALLKNKYIGRTFILPTQASREMAVRLKLNAMKTLIKDKRIVVVDDSLVRGTTSKILIKILYEAGAKEVHFRSASPVVIRESYFGIDLSTDKELIGNLMTVDQIKDYIGATSLGYLSLESLNKALKGLNCNLDCFK from the coding sequence ATGAAAAATTTTAAAGCAGTAAGAGAATTAAAAATAGAAGATGGTGGAATATTTGCACTATACTCAAAAAATGTTAGAGATGACTTAATAAGTATAGCCTACTACGGATTATATGCTTTACAACATAGAGGTCAAGAAAGTGCAGGAATTTCCTTATGTGATGCTATAACAGAAACTTCTGAAGGAATAAGGCATAAAACAATAAAAGGAAAAGGATTAGTTTCAGATATATTTTCAACAGAAGATTTAAAAAATTATATTGGAAATATTCTTGTTGGACATGTTAAATATTCAGCAGAAGGAGGAAGTTCATTTCGTAGCTATCAACCATTAAGAGGAGATTCCTTACTAGGTAAAATTTCAATAGTTGAAAATGGTAACTTAAAGAATACAGAGAAAATAATTGATGAATTGTATGAATCTGGATCTGTTTTACAATCTGATACAGATACAGAAATTATATTAAAACTTATAGGAAAAAATGCTAAATTAGGATATAAACAAGCTGTTTTAAATACAATTAAAGAATTAGAGGGAGCCTTTGTAATAGCTTTAATAGTTGAAGATAAATTGATTGGAGTTAGAGATCCATTAGGGAAAAGACCTCTTTGTCTAGGTAGATTTGAAGACGGAATGTATATATTAGCATCTGAATCATGTGCTATTGATAGTGTAGGGGCAAAATTTATTAGAGATATTGAACCTGGAGAAATGATCATTATAGATGAAAATGGAATAGAATCTATAAAATATAATGAAACAAAAGAAAGATCTTATTCATCGTTTGAGTATATTTACTTTGCAAGACCTGATAGTGTAATAGATGGTCTAAGTGTATATGAAATGAGACATTCTTGTGGAAGATATTTGTATGAGCAAAATCCGATTGAAGCAGATTTAGTCATAGGAGTTCCAGATTCTGGAGTTCCAGCAGGAATAGGATATTCAGAAGCTAGTGGTATTCCCTATGCAACAGCTCTTTTAAAAAACAAATACATAGGAAGAACATTTATACTTCCAACTCAAGCTTCAAGAGAAATGGCTGTTAGATTAAAATTAAATGCTATGAAAACTTTAATAAAAGATAAAAGAATAGTTGTGGTTGATGATTCACTTGTTAGAGGAACAACTTCAAAAATATTAATAAAAATATTATATGAAGCAGGGGCAAAAGAAGTACATTTTAGATCAGCTTCTCCAGTAGTTATTAGGGAATCATATTTTGGAATTGATTTATCAACTGATAAAGAATTAATTGGAAATCTTATGACTGTGGATCAAATTAAAGATTATATAGGAGCAACTTCACTTGGCTATTTATCACTTGAAAGTTTAAATAAAGCACTAAAAGGTTTGAATTGTAATTTAGATTGTTTTAAATAA
- the purC gene encoding phosphoribosylaminoimidazolesuccinocarboxamide synthase — translation MEKGKFIYEGKAKQLYETTDKDLVIVHYKDDATAGNGAKKGTIHNKGILNNEITTVIFHLLEENGIKTHFVEKLNDRDQLCQRVQIFPLEVIVRNLIAGSMAKRLGIKEGTKPTNTIFEICYKNDEYGDPLINDHHAVALGLATYDELKEIYAITAKINNLLKEKFDKLGITLVDFKIEFGKNSKGEILLADEITPDTCRFWDKETGEKLDKDRFRRDLGNIEEAYLEIFKRLGGKN, via the coding sequence ATGGAAAAAGGAAAATTTATTTACGAAGGAAAAGCTAAACAATTATATGAAACAACTGATAAGGATTTAGTCATAGTTCACTACAAAGATGATGCTACAGCAGGAAATGGAGCTAAAAAAGGGACTATTCATAATAAAGGAATTTTGAATAATGAAATAACAACAGTAATATTCCATTTATTAGAAGAAAACGGAATAAAAACTCATTTTGTTGAAAAATTAAATGACAGAGATCAATTATGTCAAAGAGTTCAAATATTTCCACTTGAAGTTATAGTAAGAAATTTAATTGCTGGTTCAATGGCAAAAAGATTAGGAATAAAAGAAGGAACTAAACCTACAAACACTATATTTGAAATTTGTTATAAAAATGATGAATACGGAGATCCTTTAATAAATGATCATCATGCAGTAGCATTAGGTCTTGCAACTTATGATGAATTAAAAGAAATTTATGCTATAACAGCAAAAATTAATAATTTATTAAAAGAAAAATTTGATAAATTAGGAATAACTTTAGTAGATTTTAAAATAGAATTTGGTAAAAATTCAAAAGGAGAAATTTTACTTGCAGATGAAATAACTCCTGATACTTGCAGATTTTGGGATAAAGAAACAGGAGAAAAATTAGATAAAGATAGATTTAGAAGAGATTTAGGAAATATAGAAGAAGCATATTTAGAAATTTTTAAAAGATTAGGTGGGAAAAACTAA